A window of Nonomuraea angiospora genomic DNA:
TTGGACACTCCCGCCCGGCTGGCGATGTCGGCGATCGTGGGTCGCTTCACGGACTCCCTCTCTGAACCGGATAACCCTCATACTCTAGGCCACCCCATTCGATAAGGGAATTAACCGCTTAAGCCACGTGCCAGGGCTTGGCGTCCTCGGTCTCCTTGGCGGCCCCGGCCACGCGCAGCGCGTACGTCGGCGGCTCCGCCCCCGGCACCGGCCCCAGGTAGGTGTGCCCGGTCAGATGACACCAGGCGGGCAGGTCGACGGGCGCGGCGGGGTCGGTGGCGATGAGGTGGATCACCGCTCCTGGACCGGCCTGGCGCACGTGACCGCGCAGTTCGATGAGCAGTTGCACGCAGAGCTTGCCTCTGCCGTCCACCACGAGATCAGGCATGACTACAAGGAAACCACCGCCCGGGCCCCGGCCCGTCACGAACCCCGCAGGTGGCCCATCAGCTTCTCGACCTCCCGCGCATAGTGCTCGGCGAACTCCGGCGACGCCGGATCCCGCCCCCAGACCGCCTGGACGAGCTGCGGGAACGCGATGCCGGCCGCCGCCATCGAGAACAGGGCCACCAGCACCGCCGCCGGGTCGAGGTCCGCGGGGAACTCCCCGTCCCGCTGGCGCTCGCGCAGGAGCTCCAGATCGCGGCGTACGTCCTCGGCGAAGGCCGGGTCGGGCGGCCCGTCGTCGGTGAGACTGCGCCAGAGCATCAGCCGGCCGTAGTCGCGGCGGGCGGCGTTGGCCCGCACGTATTCGGCGGCGAGCGCGCCGAGCGAGGCCGACCGGTCGGCGAACCGGCTCTCCTCGGCCTGCCAGCGCGCGGTCAGGGCCTGGTAGAGGCCCTCCTTTCCGCCGAAATAGTACGAGATCAGCTGCTTGTTCACCCCGGCCCTGGTGGCGATCTCGCTGACACGCGCCCCCGCGAACCCCTTCGCCGCGAACTCCTCCAGCGCCGCCTGCAGGATGCGGGCCTTCGTGCGCTCGGGGTCGCGCTGCTTCTCCTCGGGTGCTCGTCTCACGATCCGCACCCTATCATCCATCCGGATGGTTGACAGAATCATCCGAACGGATGATAGTCGAGCCATGACACGGAACATCGCGATCATCGGCGGCGGCATCGGCGGGCTCTGCCTGGCCCAGGGGCTGCGCAAGGCAGGGCTCGACGTGACCGTCTACGAGCGGGACAGGACCCCGGCCGACCGGCTGCAGGGCTACCGCGTGCACATCGACCCGAACGGCGCCCGCGCCCTGCACGACTGCCTGCCCGCGCACCTCTGGCAGGCGTTCCTGGACACGGCCGGGCATGGCGGCCAGGACTTCGGCTTCATCACCGAGCGGCTGAAGCGGCTCGCGGTGATCGAGGCGGCCGAGGTGGCCGACCCGGCCGACGGCCACCACTCGGCCAGCCGCATCACGCTCAGGCAGGTGCTGCTGTCGGGGCTGGACGACGTCGTACGGTTCGGGAAGACGTACGAGAGGTACGAGCGGCTCCCCGACGGGCGGGTCGAGCTGTTCTTCGCGGACGGCACGAGCGCGACCGCGGACATCGTGGTCGGTGCCGACGGCGGGAACTCGCGGGTGCGCAGGCAGTACCTGCCGCACGCCGAGCGGGTGGACACGGGGATCACGACGGTGGCCGGCAAGTTCCCGATCACCGCCGAGACCCGGAAGCTCGTGGCGCGGCGGCTGCTCGACGGGCCGAACACCGTCATCCCGCCCAGCGGCACGGGGTTCTTCACGGCGCCGCACGACCTGGGTGACGGGGTGGCGTGCGGCGAGTTCGGGGTGACGGAGCAGGAGGGCGCGCTGATGGACAACTCCAGCAGCTACATCCTGTGGGCGTTCGGCGCGCCCGGCAGCGGCTTCCCCACCAACATCTCCGACATGTCGGGCGAGCAGCTCAAGGCCACCGTGGCCCGGAAGATCGAATCATGGCATCCCGACCTGCGTACGGTGGTCGGCCGGTCCGACCCCGACACGGTCTCCCTGCTGCCGATCCGTACCTCCATCCCCATCGACCCCTGGCCCGCCACGAACATCACCCTGCTCGGCGACGCCATCCACAGCATGACGCCGATGCGCGGCATCGGCGCGAACACCGCCCTGCGCGACGCGCGCCTGCTCTGCGCCGCCCTCACCGGCTCTCTCACCGGCGGGGGCGACCCCGTTGACGCCATAGCGGGCTACGAGGCCCGGATGCGCGAGTACGGCTTCGCCGCCGTCCGCGACTCGCTGCGCGCGGCCGAGCAGTTCGTCGGCGGCAACAGGGTGAGCAGGACGGGGTTCAAGACCTTCCTCCGGCTGGTCGAGCGCTTCCCCTCGCTGAAGGCCAGGGTGTTCTCCTGATCCGGCCTGTTGCGCGGGAGGGGCCGGGCGAAGAGTGTGGAGGCATGCCAGGCGTCGACACGGTGGACGGCCTCCTGCTGGCGGTCGCGGAGTTCGACCCGGACGCGTACGAGCTGCCCGTCGAGGCGGCGGCGCTCGACCGGGCCAGGCGGTCGATCGACGCGTGCGGGCTGCTGCTCCTCGGCGAGGTCCACGGGGTCAGGGAGAACCCGCTCGTCATCCTCGGGCTCATGCGGCTGCTCGGGCTGACCAGCCTGGCCCTGGAATGGCCCGAGGAGCTGAAGCCGCAGCTCGACCGCTACCTCACCGACGGGACCGGGCTGGACCATCCGCTCTGGTGGTCCGGCGACGGCCGCGTCACCGCCGGCCACCTCGCGGTGCTGCGAGCCGTCCCGGGGCTGCGGGTCACGTTGTTCGACGGGTGCGCGCCCGCGGGCGACTGGTCGCAGCGCGACGCCCTGATGGCGCAGCGGCTGCTGGCGGCCCACGCCGAACCCGCCCTGGTCGTGGCCGGCAACCTCCACACCCTGACCTCCCCGACCGACCTGGGCCTGCCGATGGGCGCCTGCCTGGCCGGCTCGCGGCCGTCGCTGGAGAGCGTCCGGATCGACTACGGGAGGGGCAGCTTCTACAACCTCGAGCCCCGGCACATCCGCGGACAGCCGGCCAAGGCGGGGCTGGGGGTCGGGGAGGACGGGCTGGTGGTGGGCCTCCCCGAGTTCACCGAAGCCACCGTCCCCCACCTCCCCCACTCCCGCCTCACTCCCTGACCCCACCTGCCCCGAACCCCGACCGGCGGACGCCCCGTTCCCTCAGGCCCTCCGTTCAGGACGCGGGGGCGCGACTCGGAGCGGGCGGCGACAGCCGGCCACTCCACCTCTTCCCCTTCAAGGACCCCAGCCGAAGTGCGGAGGGGATGGAACTGCGGTGGGAGGGTGTGGGGTGCGTACTGTGGAGTCCGGGCGGGAGGGGCGATGCGGGTCGGGATTCTGGGGCCGCTTCAGGTGGCGGGGTGCGCGGTCGGCGGTGCTCGGGTGCGGGCGCTGTTGGTGCGGCTGGCGCTCGACCCCGGACGCGTCGTGACCACGGACCGGCTGATCGACGACCTGTGGCCGGGTGAGGCGCCGGCGCATCCGATGGCGGCGCTGCAGTCGCTGGTGTCCCGGGCGCGCAGGGAGGCGCCGGGCGTGATCTCGTCCCATCCCGCCGGATATGCGCTGGATGTGCCGCCGGGTGAGGTGGACGCGTGGGCGTTCGAGCGGCTCGTACGGGC
This region includes:
- a CDS encoding TetR family transcriptional regulator, with the protein product MRRAPEEKQRDPERTKARILQAALEEFAAKGFAGARVSEIATRAGVNKQLISYYFGGKEGLYQALTARWQAEESRFADRSASLGALAAEYVRANAARRDYGRLMLWRSLTDDGPPDPAFAEDVRRDLELLRERQRDGEFPADLDPAAVLVALFSMAAAGIAFPQLVQAVWGRDPASPEFAEHYAREVEKLMGHLRGS
- a CDS encoding FAD-dependent oxidoreductase is translated as MTRNIAIIGGGIGGLCLAQGLRKAGLDVTVYERDRTPADRLQGYRVHIDPNGARALHDCLPAHLWQAFLDTAGHGGQDFGFITERLKRLAVIEAAEVADPADGHHSASRITLRQVLLSGLDDVVRFGKTYERYERLPDGRVELFFADGTSATADIVVGADGGNSRVRRQYLPHAERVDTGITTVAGKFPITAETRKLVARRLLDGPNTVIPPSGTGFFTAPHDLGDGVACGEFGVTEQEGALMDNSSSYILWAFGAPGSGFPTNISDMSGEQLKATVARKIESWHPDLRTVVGRSDPDTVSLLPIRTSIPIDPWPATNITLLGDAIHSMTPMRGIGANTALRDARLLCAALTGSLTGGGDPVDAIAGYEARMREYGFAAVRDSLRAAEQFVGGNRVSRTGFKTFLRLVERFPSLKARVFS
- a CDS encoding sulfurtransferase TusA family protein, with amino-acid sequence MPDLVVDGRGKLCVQLLIELRGHVRQAGPGAVIHLIATDPAAPVDLPAWCHLTGHTYLGPVPGAEPPTYALRVAGAAKETEDAKPWHVA